The genomic region GCGATCTACTGTTTTTATTCGATTCCGATCACCGCGAGCTTCATGCCGTGGTTTAAAAAGTTTTTCATGGCGCAGCCGGCGGCTCTGGAACGGCAGTACGTCTGACCGGAAAAAACGCTCAAGCTCTTTGAAGCCGGGGACGGGCCTTGTCAATCTCCGGCTTTTCTTCTCTCGATTCCGCTTTTCCTTCTCGCCGGCATTAAATCAACGCCCCCCCTTGCCAGCGCGAACATTTTGGTGAACAATCCGCTCCAAAAAGCCTGGAGAATCCTGTCATGACCGAAACCACCCGCTGGAATCCCGACAAACCCTTCATTATTACCGCCATCTGCGTCATCGGCCTGATCAACGCCGTGCAGATGCTGAACCTGATCCTGTCGCCGATGGCGAAACAGGCCGGCGCCGTTTATCCGATCTATTTTTCCGGCTCGGTGGCGATCAGCCTGATCTGCCTTATCGGACTGTGGCTGCTGAAGCGCTGGGCGGCGCTGCTGTATTCGGCGGTGTTGATCATCAACCAGCTCGTTCTGGTGGCGATGGGTTACTGGGAGCTGACCGCGGCGATCATCCCGGCCGCGATCATCCTGCTGTTGTTCAAGCATCTGGACAAAATGGCTTGAGTGGTCGTTAGGCTCTTTTGAAGCCGGCAAAGGCGTTCTGCCAGGCGGCCGGATGGGTCACTTCGAAACGTTGCGCCGCCGACTCAAGAGATGAAAGCAAGCCCCTCAGCTCGGCCTTGACCGTCGAAGTGCAGCCGTTGACGAGGATGGCGGGCTGGTACCGTTCCAGCCGGTCGATAAACTCTTCCCTGCATTCGGGCCACAGCGCCATCCACACCTTGTCGCGCAGGTTCTTGACCAGGCTTTCCTTGTGGATGTCTACCAGCGAGGCCTGATATTGCACCGGATTCACAAGGCAGAAGCTGTAGTCGTGATCCCGGTCCAGCACCAAGCCAAGACTCATCAGAATCGGCAGCACATGAGTCGGAAAGTACACGAAGATATTGCGGCCGGAAGCGCCGAGCGCGGGACCTGCAGCGACCTGGGCGGAGTATTCGTCCTTGTGGGGCGACTCCAGCAAGAGAAGGATCTGGTTCGGCCGCCTTTTCGGCTCTTGATCGAATTGATTCGAAGCGAATCTGGACAGCGCATGCCCGCCCGGAGCGGTAAAGCGCCACCCGCCGTTTTGAAAGCGCAAGTCGTACCGGTGCGCATCCCGGACCACGCGCTCATCGCTGAAGAACGAGTTTTTGACGACCAATTCGTCGTCGGTATTGTCAAGGTAAGGCGACGATACCTGAAACAGCTTTTCTTCCTGTTCGTTAAGATCGACGCGGAGTCGTTTTTGCTTGAATTCGAGGATCATGTCGCGTCCCCCTGAGTTGACCAAACGCTCGAATGCCGGGCGTGAGCCGAAAAATTGCAGCTTTAAAAACCTGATCCTCTGAATTTATTAGAGACCGGGCGATTACAAATACGACCCTCGCCATTGGCTTTTGTTCGCGCCGATTCGTAACAACGGAATCGTTAACTTCAATTCGCACGAGGTTGATGCTTGACCGCATCCTGCGATGTCGAACAATCGTAGGGTACGCACCGCGTACCTTTCTTGCTGTTTGATTCATGAGTAAAATTTGAAAATGGTACGCGATGCGTACCCTACCAGGCTTTGTGCAGGATGGGCCGACGAAGGAAGCTCATCGCATTGTTTGATGGGCTTCGTGCCGCAGCCCTTCCTTATAGCTCTACGGTCCTGCGAAGACGCAATCTCAACCGCGGCGCGCCGCCTCGATTGCAGCGATGTCGATCTTTGTCATCTGCATCATTGCATCGAATGCGCGCTTGGCGGCAGCGCGGTCGGGATCGGTTACCGCCTCCGTCAAAGCCAGCGGCATAATCTGCCAGGACAAGCCCCATTTGTCCTTGCACCAGCCGCACGCACTCTCTTCGCCGCCGTTGCCGACGAGCGCATTCCAGTAACGATCCGTTTCGGCCTGGTCAGTGGTTGCGACCTGAAACGAGAAGGCTTCGTTGTGTTTGAAATTGGGTCCGCCATTGAGCCCGAGACAGGGAATTCCCATCACGGTAAATTCGACCGTCAACATATCCCCTTGCTTCCCGGACGGAAAATTTCCCGGTGCGCGGTGTACCGCGCCAACGGATGAATCGGGGAAGGTCTTGGTGTAAAAACGCGCCGCCTCCTCGGCGCCGCCATCGTACCAAAGGCAAACCGTGTTCTTTGCTTGCTTCATCATGCCAGTTCTCCATCTTGATGAGCCGCCCGAAACCGGAGTCAATGACGCGCTCGCAGCCGAAGGGCATTGGCTCGGCCAATATTTCCGCGTCAATATGCGACAAAATTCGTACCATTCTGGCACCGCTTCACCGGGCTTCGCACAGGCCGGATAATCGAAGTCCCGATGGCACCTACTTGCTACTTGCTTGATTTATTAGAGACCGGGCGATTATCAATACGACCCCCGCCATTGATTTTTGTTCGCTCCGGTTCGTAACAACGGAATCGGTCGACTTGAATCCGCGATGCCGTTTGGGAAAGGGAGGAGTCCATACCATTATCTTGCGGGCTTGAAACACATTGTTGAATTTTACAACCCCATAACCAATTTTAGGCCGTCATTTAGCGCATTTATGTGTTGAGTGCTTAGTTTGGATGCCTTCTCAGTTAGATACTTTTTGTCTAGCGTAATAATTTGACTGACATTGATAACAGAATCTTTTGCCAGCTTTGAGTGCTTTTTCTCTAGCAACACATTGCCTGGCGCATCTGCGAGGCGAACATTTGAAGTAATTACGGCAGCAAGAACGGTGTTGATCTTGCTGTTATTGAATTCATTGGAAGAAACGACAACGACTGGACGACGAAAACCAGGTTCGGAACCTCGTGGCTCACCTAACGAAGCCCACCATATTTCACCTTTTTTCACTACCACTCATCCTGGTCTATAGAACGCCTTTGGAGTTGATAGTAGTCTTCGCCAAGAGAGTTACTCTGAGCAGAATAAATTTCATTCAACTTTTCAGTGACCCCTTGATTTTTATGCTTCTCTATAAAGGCTTCAACGGCCTTTGAATACAGCTCGCTACGAGATACCCCTAGCCGATTGGCTAAGGTTTCAGCCGCCTGAAATACTGGGTCTGGGATAGATATTGCAGTTTTCATGAGTCAAAGTATAACCTTGGTTATACTCATCTGTCAACACAGGCCGAATCGAGGAAATTTAACGTAAAGCATACCCGAACACAAAAAGCGAAGCATCGCGTAGCTTTTTGTGGTCCGTGTTTATGCGCTTGTTATGTTTTTTCATTCAATGAACCTTCCAAAGCTTTCTGGCGTAATTGCAATCGCTCAATGTCAATGTAAGGACGGATTATCCGCATACTCGCCGACGAGTAACCAAGAATTCCAGCGTAAGCAGCAAAAATTCCCGCCATTACGCAAAGGGCTCCTTGCCAATATGCTCCAAAAAGATTAATTCGATTCAGTAAAAAACTCGCCGCTAATAATAAGATTGCAGCGATAAGACACCAAACTCTTGGGCTTATGAAATTTTTTGCAGGGTTCTCCAACCGCTCAAATTCTCTGAGAAATTGTTCGAGAACCTTTAATTCAAATTGTTCAGGTTTTTCTAATGACATTTCGATCCCTTGAAAACGCTTGAATTAAGCCGCGCCGCGAAGCGGCGTCGGCTTGAATGAATTGTTAGGCCTCACGGCGCTAAGCCCTGTGTTGACTCAAACCGCTCAGCGCAGTCTGGACAAAGCCCAATCTCGTTGACGGTGAGTGGATGGAAGTACTCCATGGCCTTGTCCTTGAAATACAGCCCCTCTTTAACCTCAATCTTGACCCACAAGTTGAGCTTTAGTTAGACTATCTGGCTTGAAATACAGCCCCTCTTTAACCTCAATCTTGACTGGGTCGTATCCGGTTGTTTGGCACATGACACACTGGTTCAAGTACTTCTTGAACCCTTGATACTCATCTAGCCATTCGTTCCGATTGCGTTCTGTTTTCATGAGGCCCAACGCCGAGCTAAGGAGCGCGGAGCCGCATCGCGGCGGAGTGTCCCTTTGAGCGATGTGTTAGGTGCATTTCCCTCATTCACGCCTTCAAGCTGAGCAAGTTATTCAAAGATTGTTACTTTGATCGCCGCTTCGATCTTCTCAATAAGCCTCTGTGCTAACCCTTCAAGCACATCGAGTTCGAAATCGTGTGGATCGTAGATAGTTTCCAGACTTTCGAAATACTCAAACTCTTTTCTTGGATACAGCTTGTTCGCCTTTTCGATCGATTCTCGTTCTTTGTGAGAAATTTCGAAATATTGCGCCAAGCCGTTTCCTTCTGCGGCATCTAGCGCCTTCACCAAATCATGATTCAGCTTCTTCCGATTTTTCTTCTTGTATCCGGCAGTGAAAAGAAATGCTTTCAACGCCAGTTCAATGGAATGACAGATCAAGTAATACCGAACAGGGGAAAACCGATGCTCAGGAGCTTGAAAAGCTCGAGCAGCGGCGAGGAAATCTGCTGCGTAATTCCTTAGCCAATGGCCATCGACATGGGCAACGACATTTGATATCTGCAATGTGACTTCTTTGCCGCTTGAACTCACAGGCCCCCCTCTGTTTTTCGCACCTAACTTAAATCTCAGTTGCCGCCGCGTTAGCGGCGGTCAACTGGAGCGTTGGGTTAGGTATTTAAGTTAACTTTCGTCTCGGACTTTGCTCGGACATATAAATTTTTGTAGTCAGAACCATCTACGGCTCGTTCCTCAGTTACAAAAATATCCGACATTGCTTTTACGAGATCAGAAAGTTTTTTATATCCGTATGTGCGCGAATCAAAATCTGATTTCAGTTTATTTAGATAGCTTCCAAAAGTTCCAAGATGCGCCCAGCCGCTATCATCACTTGATTGCTCTAGCGCATCCAATACAAACTCTTTTGGGAAAACTGGCTGTAGTGGATTAGGGGATTCGCTAATTACGGGAGAAGCGGAGGCTTTTTGCTGATTCACGTTCTCTGTTAAAGATACAGTAGATTCAGTCTGAGCGGAAGGTCGTAGCACTTCAGTGAAAATGAACTTGTGACACGCATTTTTGAATGCGTCTGGTGTTTTTTGTTCACCAAAGCCAAGCACAGTTAGCCCTTCTTCTCTAAGTCGCATTGCTAAACCGGTAAAATCGCTGTCACTGGTAACAAGGCAAAACCCATCGAATTTGCGTGTATAAAGTAAATCCATAGCATCAATTATCAATGTGCTATCCGTTGCATTCTTGCCTGTAGTATAGGCAAATTGCTGTACTGGCTTTATTGCATGTTTTTGTAATACCTTTTTCCATGATGCGCTGGTTGGTGCCGTGAAGTCTCCATAGATTCGTTTAACAGTGGCTTCACCAAATTTGGCTATTTCGGCTAAAAGTCCTTCAATGACGGTGGCTTGTGCATTATCGGCATCAATAAGAACCGCTAATCTCAACGTGGGGTCTTCCGATTCAATTTTGGCTACAAATTTTGGAGATACCATTTTGTTCCTATATCTATGATGTGTCTAACGTAAAGCTAAGCCGACCGCTGGAGCGGGGCGGAAGCGGTTCGGATTGAGCGCCATGTTAGGAGATTTGCGCTTCTGGCAGATACGCACGCCATTTTTCTTTAACATAGTCAGCAAAGCCTTCCACGCCGGGAGCGTTAATAATACTTGCCAACTCTTTTCCAGCTTGCGTAAGGAGCACATTTCCTAGCTCAAGATTATTGTCTGTATCTTTCTGCATTGTTAAAGCCAATGGCTGCCCACAGTAACCTACGACAAATTGTTTTGGCAAGCGCTGCCTACTAAAGCCCGCGATTCCATTAAATTGGATAAGGCCTAAACTATCCAAATGTGACAAACTCTCAAAATTTATTCCTACTTTGTTATATATCTCTGCCTGAGGATCAAAGACCAGCGGGGTAAAGTTTCCGATAAACCAACCAAACCGACATAAAGATTGGAATAGCAATGCATCTTTTTTGTCTAAATCGCTAAATAGGTTAACTGTTCTCTTGGAATATGTACCTGGTGAATTAGCCTCACCAGCCAATACTTTTGCCCAAAGAGTTTGCATTTCGTCATCAGAAATTATTCTTGACTTATCGAAGAAGTTCGCAATCCAATCATCTTCCATCTGCTCCGGCTTTGATTCTTGTTTCAAATGCGGTATAGATTTTTTTGTAATTTCCTCCATGTTTTCTTGTCGATTTGCTTCTTCCTCAACAAACCGATGCATCGCGCGACGATGAAGTTCAGTAATTTCAATTTCAGATTTTGCTTTTATGAGGTTGGCTTCAGCTTCGGCCTTGGCAACACGCTTTATTTGCCATGGCTCAAAAACCCCACCAATTGCGGATGAAACTTTTTGAATCAAAGTGTCCGCAGGCTTGGATAAGTCTCCAAGATTAACTAATGAAGTCGAATTGTCGTCTGACATCTTCACTCCTAACAAATAAGCATTTTATCTGTCGTGCGCAAGCATGACAGATAAATGTGTGTTGGACTAAGCCGCTCTGGATGTTTGGCTTAGCCCGCCTTCTTTATTAATGGGGATTGTATTGTTTTCGAGCAGGGTTGTCCAAGATTTATCGGCTTTCTATGGACGTTAGTCTTGTTTGTAACTGACCGATTAGCTTCTGATAGGTCCGTCGAGGGAAGGATTTATTCAATTTTGTTCGCTTCATTTGTTAGTTTTTCGGTTTTTTCTTTCTCTCGGCCGCACGGTATCCCAGGCCTTTTGGCGCCTGTGGACGGGCTGTGCCGTTCCTGGCTTAAGCTTCCGATCGGTTTATCGCTTAGCCATACTCTATGCGCTTGGGCGCTATCTCTCCGACGACGATCATACGGCCTGTTTGGCATTGCGGACATAACTGCGGTTTTTCAATGATCGGCGCGGTAACGGGCTGACTGTTTACAACTTCCTGCTCGACGATCTCTTGCTCGGCTATGGCTTGCAGAGTATGCCGGATTTGCGCCAGCTTTTGTCGCCGGCATCGGTTGGCGAGAAAGCCGTAATGGCGAATGCGCATGAACCCGATCGGCAAAATATGCCATAAGAAGCGTCGAATCAGTTCTTCACCGCCCAACACCATGACTTTGTTGCGGTCATGATCCCGGTAGTCCTTGTAGCGCAGATGCACTTGGTCTTCGTCTATCTGCCGGATCCGCCCATTACTGAGTGCGGTTTTGCGACTGTAGCGGGCCAGATACTGGACCACTGTTTCGGCTTGGTTGAGATAGGCTTTGGTGTACACCACCCAGTCTGTTTGCATGAGCTCACGGAGTCGCGTATCGATTTCCGCAGGACGCGTGATCCGTTGCAGTTCACCGCGTTGCGCACTGTACCGCAGGCGGCAAACCATTCGACCCCGAAAAAATCGGGACAAGGCCCGGACCGGAAACAGGTAATTGCTTTTGGCCGGATGCCAGTCGCCTGCTTCGGTCAAGGCGCCGCCGGCGACCAGGCAGTGCAGATGCACATGCCGACTCAGATTTTGCCCCCAGGTATGCAAGACCGCGGTCATCCCCAGGGTGCCGTGCAATCGTTTCGGGTCTTGGCCAAAATGATCCAAGGTTTCCCAAACGCTCTGGAATAAGCACCGGTAGATCACTTCGGGGTGCAGTTCGACCCAGCTATTGAGCGTATGCGGCAGTGTGAACACCAGGTGATAGTAGGTCACCGGCAGAACCGCCTGCAACTGCTGTTGGCACCAGGCTTGTTGGGCTTGGCCCTGGCATTGCGGGCAATGGCGGTCACGGCAGGAATGATACTGCGGCTGCTCGAAGCCGCACTGCCCGCAACGCCGTCGCAGGCCACCCAAGGCTTCGGTGCGGCATTGTTCGATATGCCGGCAGGCTTTTTGCTGAATCGGGGTGAGCGCATGCTGCGTCTGATAGGCGGGCAGAAATCGCTCGAAGACCGCCTGCAAGCCGACGTCGCCGCTCATAACGGCTGCTCCAGTTGGGCCAACAGGTCGCCGCCGCTTCGGCTTTCCTGATAACCCGGCACCCAATGGACATAACGCAAGGTCGAGCGGATATTCTGATGGCCCAGCTGATGCTGCAGTTGATGCAGCGGCATGCCGGCTTCCAGCTGATGGGTCGCATAGGCGTGACGCAGGCTGTGAATGCCGCCGATCTTGTCGACCCCGGCGCGTCGTTTGGCCTCCGAAAAAAGCTTTTGCGCACTGGCAATACTCAACGGCGAGTGGGGATCGGCACCGGGAAACAGCCATTGCGGCGGCCGCAGTTCACGCCAATAGGCACGCAATAGCTGCAATAAAGTAGGCGACAGGATCACGGCCCGATCCTTAGCGCCTTTGCCTTGTTCCACTCGCAGCAGTCGCCGTTCGCCATCCAGGTGGCGAATCTGAATCGACACCAATTCACTGACACGAAGTCCGCAACCGTAACAGGTCGACAGTAACATGCGGTGTTTGAGGTTGCCGTGGGCCGCCAGGATGCGGCTGACTTCACTGCGCATCAGCAGTTCCGGAATGCGTTGTTCTTGTTTAGGCACCTGCAGCTTGACGCCAAAGCTGTCCTGGCCGAGGACGTGCAGATAGAAAAAACGGAGCGCATTCAGATACAAGCGGCAAGTGGCCGGCGAGAGGTGGCGTTCTTTGACCAGTGCGAGGAAGAACCCTTGCAGTTCTTCCCCCGACAGTTGAGCCGGCGAACGATGATAATACTTCGCCAACTCGGCGACAGCCATCAGATAACTGCGCTGGGTTCTCAGAGCCATGCCGCGTACCAGCATGGCATCGATCATTTTTTGACGTAACGGAGTCATCACATTTCTCCTCTAAAGACTGACCAACAGCGGTCAATCAGGAGTGTGCGACTTATTGTTACGAAAGGGAAATTTAGAGCTGTGCCAAGGCACCGCGCAGCGGTTTAGTTCAACAAATAATTATACAGTTTCTGTATATCTTCCTGACTCTACATCTTATTTGCAACAAATTTGTAACGTTAGTCAGTTGCTAACGGCATATCGTTCTAAATTGGAAGATATGCCGATCCAGATATTATTCTGAACCGGAATCATTGCCTTACTATCAGCGGCAAATAGTTGTATTCTGAAGGTAACCCAATATGTCCTTAAACAACAACCCCATCGAAATTACCCGCCTGACTCTGGCCGACCTTCGAGCCGACGAATCCGGCACGGCGATCGAACAACTGGCCGAACTGATCGTCGAAGCGTTTCGGGAGCCGCCGTGGCACGAGCATTTTTCGGCGTCGCGAATCCATTTCGGTCTGGGCGTCGAGCTGATGCGGCAGGGCGCGCTGCTGTACGCAGCCAAAGAGCAGGACGCCGGCCGGATCGTCGGCTATGTGCTGGGCAAGGAACTGGCCGCAGGCGAAGGCAACGGGCATCAGCAGACGTTAAAAGACATATCCGGCACGGCGGCGCTGGATTATCTCTGCGAGAACGGGCGGCGGGTATTTTACGTAAGCGGGCTGGCGGTCAGGTCCGGCTTCAGGCGCCGAGGCATCGCCGAGCGGCTTTCGCTGGCCTTGCTCGACGAGCTGCGCCGGCAGGGATTTTCTTACCGTCTGGGGCGCACCGACCGTTCGATGATCAGCATGCGCAATCTGTATCAAAAGCTGGGATTCAGGGAATTGCCGGTCACCGACGCCAACCACTCCGAGCGAAGCTACTGGCTACTGGCGCTGTGACCTTCACTCGCTGCCCTTTTCTTGACCGTTTGCGCAGGCTGATCGGTCTCGAAAAACCGCTTTAGATAAACGCCGGTATGGGAGACCGGGTTTGCCGAGACCTGCCGGGGCGTGCCTTCGGCGATCAGAAGGCCGCCGCCATCGCCGCCTTCGGGTCCCATGTCGACGATCCAGTCGGCGGTCTTGATCACGTCCAGGTTGTGCTCGATGACGATGACGGTATTGCCGTGGTCGCGCAGGGTATGCAGCACCGCCAGGAGCTGCTTGATGTCGTGGAAGTGCAGCCCGGTCGTCGGCTCGTCGAGAATGTACAGCGTTTTGCCGGTGTCGCGCTTGGACAGTTCCTTCGACAGCTTGACCCGCTGCGCCTCGCCGCCGGACAGCGTGGTGGCGTTCTGGCCCAGCGTGATGTAGCTCAAGCCGACCTCGGTCATCGTTTGCAGTTTCCGGGCCAGCGCCGGTATCGCGCTGAAGAACTCGGCCGCGTCTTCGACGGTCATCGCCAGCACTTCGTGGATGTTCTTGCCTTTGTAGCGGATTTCCAGCGTCTCCCGGTTGTAGCGCTTGCCGTGGCAAACTTCGCAGTTGACGAAGATGTCGGGCAGAAAATGCATTTCGACCTTGATCACGCCGTCGCCCTTGCAGGCCTCGCAGCGCCCGCCTTTGACGTTGAAGCTGAAGCGTCCGGGCGTGTAGCCGCGGGAGCGCGCTTCCGGCGTCGCCGCGAACAGCTCGCGGATCGGCGTAAACAGCCCGGTGTAGGTCGCCGGATTCGAACGCGGCGTGCGGCCGATCGGACTTTGGTCGATGTCGACCACCTTGTCGAAATGCTCCAGCCCGTCGACGCCGTCGCAGGGCGCAGGCAAGGCGCCGGCGCGGTTGATCACGCGCGCGGCCTGGCAGAACAGGGTGTCGTTGACCAGCGTCGATTTGCCGGAGCCGGAAACGCCGGTCACGCAGGTTAAAAGGCCGACCGGAAAGGCGATGTCGACGTTTTTCAGATTGTTGCCCCGGGCATTGCGGACGACGATCCGCCTGTCCGGGTCCGGAGGCTTCAGCGCGGCGGGCACGTCGATGCCGTTTTTCCCGGAC from Methylosarcina fibrata AML-C10 harbors:
- a CDS encoding VOC family protein, coding for MMKQAKNTVCLWYDGGAEEAARFYTKTFPDSSVGAVHRAPGNFPSGKQGDMLTVEFTVMGIPCLGLNGGPNFKHNEAFSFQVATTDQAETDRYWNALVGNGGEESACGWCKDKWGLSWQIMPLALTEAVTDPDRAAAKRAFDAMMQMTKIDIAAIEAARRG
- a CDS encoding type II toxin-antitoxin system PemK/MazF family toxin encodes the protein MKKGEIWWASLGEPRGSEPGFRRPVVVVSSNEFNNSKINTVLAAVITSNVRLADAPGNVLLEKKHSKLAKDSVINVSQIITLDKKYLTEKASKLSTQHINALNDGLKLVMGL
- a CDS encoding NYN domain-containing protein codes for the protein MVSPKFVAKIESEDPTLRLAVLIDADNAQATVIEGLLAEIAKFGEATVKRIYGDFTAPTSASWKKVLQKHAIKPVQQFAYTTGKNATDSTLIIDAMDLLYTRKFDGFCLVTSDSDFTGLAMRLREEGLTVLGFGEQKTPDAFKNACHKFIFTEVLRPSAQTESTVSLTENVNQQKASASPVISESPNPLQPVFPKEFVLDALEQSSDDSGWAHLGTFGSYLNKLKSDFDSRTYGYKKLSDLVKAMSDIFVTEERAVDGSDYKNLYVRAKSETKVNLNT
- a CDS encoding DUF2806 domain-containing protein, with amino-acid sequence MSDDNSTSLVNLGDLSKPADTLIQKVSSAIGGVFEPWQIKRVAKAEAEANLIKAKSEIEITELHRRAMHRFVEEEANRQENMEEITKKSIPHLKQESKPEQMEDDWIANFFDKSRIISDDEMQTLWAKVLAGEANSPGTYSKRTVNLFSDLDKKDALLFQSLCRFGWFIGNFTPLVFDPQAEIYNKVGINFESLSHLDSLGLIQFNGIAGFSRQRLPKQFVVGYCGQPLALTMQKDTDNNLELGNVLLTQAGKELASIINAPGVEGFADYVKEKWRAYLPEAQIS
- a CDS encoding IS91 family transposase, which gives rise to MSGDVGLQAVFERFLPAYQTQHALTPIQQKACRHIEQCRTEALGGLRRRCGQCGFEQPQYHSCRDRHCPQCQGQAQQAWCQQQLQAVLPVTYYHLVFTLPHTLNSWVELHPEVIYRCLFQSVWETLDHFGQDPKRLHGTLGMTAVLHTWGQNLSRHVHLHCLVAGGALTEAGDWHPAKSNYLFPVRALSRFFRGRMVCRLRYSAQRGELQRITRPAEIDTRLRELMQTDWVVYTKAYLNQAETVVQYLARYSRKTALSNGRIRQIDEDQVHLRYKDYRDHDRNKVMVLGGEELIRRFLWHILPIGFMRIRHYGFLANRCRRQKLAQIRHTLQAIAEQEIVEQEVVNSQPVTAPIIEKPQLCPQCQTGRMIVVGEIAPKRIEYG
- a CDS encoding tyrosine-type recombinase/integrase; this translates as MTPLRQKMIDAMLVRGMALRTQRSYLMAVAELAKYYHRSPAQLSGEELQGFFLALVKERHLSPATCRLYLNALRFFYLHVLGQDSFGVKLQVPKQEQRIPELLMRSEVSRILAAHGNLKHRMLLSTCYGCGLRVSELVSIQIRHLDGERRLLRVEQGKGAKDRAVILSPTLLQLLRAYWRELRPPQWLFPGADPHSPLSIASAQKLFSEAKRRAGVDKIGGIHSLRHAYATHQLEAGMPLHQLQHQLGHQNIRSTLRYVHWVPGYQESRSGGDLLAQLEQPL
- a CDS encoding GNAT family N-acetyltransferase, encoding MSLNNNPIEITRLTLADLRADESGTAIEQLAELIVEAFREPPWHEHFSASRIHFGLGVELMRQGALLYAAKEQDAGRIVGYVLGKELAAGEGNGHQQTLKDISGTAALDYLCENGRRVFYVSGLAVRSGFRRRGIAERLSLALLDELRRQGFSYRLGRTDRSMISMRNLYQKLGFRELPVTDANHSERSYWLLAL